From a region of the Equus przewalskii isolate Varuska chromosome 2, EquPr2, whole genome shotgun sequence genome:
- the COA7 gene encoding cytochrome c oxidase assembly factor 7, whose protein sequence is MAGVVDFQDEEQVKSFLENMEVECHYQCYREKDPDGCYRLVDYLEGIRKNFDEAAKVLKFNCEENKHSDSCYKLGAYYVTGKGGLTQDLRAASSCFLMACEKPGKKSVEACHNVGLLAHDGQVNEDGQPDLGKARDYYTRACDGSYASSCFNLSAMFLQGGPGFPKDMGLACKYSMKACDLGHVWACANASRMYKLGDGVDKDEAKAEVLKNRARQLHKERQKHVEPLTFG, encoded by the exons ATGGCTGGTGTGGTGGACTTCCAGGACGAGGAGCAGGTGAAGTCCTTTCTGGAGAACATGGAGGTGGAGTGCCACTACCAGTGCTACCGCGAGAAGGACCCGGATG GTTGCTATCGGCTCGTGGACTATTTGGAAGGGATCCGGAAGAATTTTGATGAGGCTGCCAAGGTGTTGAAGTTCAACTGTGAAGAGAACAAACACAGCGATAGCTGCTACAAACTGGGAGCCTATTATGTGACTGGAAAAG gTGGACTGACTCAGGACCTGAGAGCTGCCTCCAGCTGCTTTCTGATGGCGTGTGAGAAGCCTGGGAAGAAATCTGTGGAGGCATGTCACAACGTTGGTCTCCTGGCACATGATGGACAGGTCAATGAAGATGGCCAGCCCGATTTGGGGAAGGCCAGAGACTACTACACAAGGGCCTGTGATGGCAGCTATGCCTCCAGCTGCTTCAACCTCAGTGCCATGTTCCTGCAGGGTGGCCCCGGCTTTCCCAAGGACATGGGCCTGGCATGTAAATACTCAATGAAAGCCTGTGACCTGGGCCATGTCTGGGCCTGTGCCAATGCCAGCCGCATGTACAAGCTGGGGGATGGCGTCGATAAGGACGAAGCCAAGGCTGAGGTGCTAAAAAACCGGGCCCGGCAGCTGCACAAAGAACGGCAGAAACACGTTGAGCCTTTAACGTTTGGGTAG